The following coding sequences lie in one Sorghum bicolor cultivar BTx623 chromosome 6, Sorghum_bicolor_NCBIv3, whole genome shotgun sequence genomic window:
- the LOC8080260 gene encoding uncharacterized protein LOC8080260: protein MHLLLLDLTNWIICAAAAPFSLSQPTHSLTATGEEPADGPAGHRKKQKQLALMPTLRRRNPELAVKALEGIVSANTFFTVAVFIGITGTITPSSTIPPSCVAGDDIARNFFLFEILSFGFYLLSSLVAQGMKLTITLLASDDFYGDSDKPPPDDCEEMPAWRAAAPRERRRAVLRFAQPMMLLAAGCSIMGTFFLLLSMVDAIQLKFGILSCGIPLAVGATFALSALVVGGLLFYGSTVAYALTHYLP from the exons ATgcatcttctcctcctcgacctGACGAATTGGATCATCTGCGCCGCCGCTGCGCCTTTCAG TCTCAGTCAGCCCACTCACTCACTCACGGCCACCGGAGAAGAACCAGCCGACGGGCCGGCCGGCCACCGGAAGAAGCAGAAGCAGCTAGCATTAATGCCGACGCTACGGCGGCGCAACCCTGAATTGGCCGTGAAGGCGCTGGAGGGGATCGTCTCAGCCAACACCTTCTTCACGGTGGCCGTCTTCATCGGCATCACGGGCACCATCACGCCGTCCTCCACCATCCCTCCGTCCTGCGTCGCAGGCGACGACATCGCGCGCAACTTCTTCCTGTTCGAGATCCTCTCCTTCGGCTTCTACCTCCTGTCCAGCCTGGTGGCGCAAGGGATGAAGCTGACCATCACGCTGCTAGCCTCCGACGACTTCTACGGCGACAGCGACAAGCCTCCGCCCGACGACTGCGAGGAGATGCCGGCGTGGCGCGCCGCGGCGCCACGGGAGAGGCGCCGCGCCGTGCTCAGGTTCGCGCAGCCCATGATGCTGCTCGCCGCTGGGTGCTCCATCATGGGCACCTTCTTCTTGCTCCTGTCCATGGTCGACGCCATCCAGCTCAAGTTCGGCATCCTCTCCTGTGGCATCCCGCTCGCCGTCGGCGCCACCTTCGCGCTCTCCGCGCTCGTCGTCGGTGGCCTGCTCTTCTATGGATCTACCGTCGCATACGCCCTCACGCATTACCTGCCCTGA
- the LOC110436561 gene encoding phosphomannomutase-like isoform X2 produces the protein MAARGRNAADVLVLFDVDDTLTAPRKPVTPEMLEFMRQLRQHVALGVVGGSDLAKITEQLGKSVFTDYDYVFSENGLVAHKNGELIGTQSLKSFLGDDKLKEIINFTLHYIADLDIPIKTGTFIELRNGMINVSPIGRNCSQEERDEFEKYDKVHNIRPKMVSVLRERFTHLNLTFSIGGQISFDVFPQGWDKTYCLRYLEEFQEIHFFGDKTYKGGNDYEIFVSDRTVGHTVTSPDDTLQQCRDLFMAK, from the exons ATGGCGGCGCGGGGAAGGAACGCGGCGGATGTCCTGGTGCTCTTCGACGTCGACGACACCCTCACCGCGCCCCGCAAG CCGGTGACGCCGGAGatgctggagttcatgagacagCTGCGACAG CACGTGGCTCTTGGCGTGGTGGGTGGATCTGATCTGGCCAAGATTACCGAGCAGCTCGGCAAATCAG TTTTTACTGATTACGATTACGTCTTCTCTGAAAATGGCCTGGTTGCACACAAGAACGGAGAGCTAATTGGAACTCAA AGTTTGAAATCATTTCTCGGAGACGACAAGCTGAAG GAaattattaacttcactcttCACTACATTGCTGACTTGGATATCCCAATTAAAAC GGGTACATTCATAGAGCTCCGAAATGGGATGATTAACGTGTCTCCTATAGGGAGAAATTGCAGTCAGGAGGAGCGTGATGAATTTGAGAAGTATGATAAG GTGCATAACATCCGGCCTAAGATGGTGTCTGTGCTTCGTGAAAGGTTTACACACTTGAACCTGACATTTTCTATCGGTGGGCAGATTAGTTTCGAT GTTTTTCCCCAAGGCTGGGACAAAACTTACTGTTTGAGATATCTTGAGGAGTTTCAGGAAATCCATTTCTTTGGTGATAAGACTTACAAG GGTGGCAATGATTATGAGATTTTTGTATCTGACAGAACAGTTGGGCATACAG TTACCAGCCCTGATGACACGTTACAACAATGCAGAGATCTCTTCATGGCTAAGTGA
- the LOC110436561 gene encoding phosphomannomutase-like isoform X1: MAARGRNAADVLVLFDVDDTLTAPRKPVTPEMLEFMRQLRQHVALGVVGGSDLAKITEQLGKSGLEPIQSIFTDYDYVFSENGLVAHKNGELIGTQSLKSFLGDDKLKEIINFTLHYIADLDIPIKTGTFIELRNGMINVSPIGRNCSQEERDEFEKYDKVHNIRPKMVSVLRERFTHLNLTFSIGGQISFDVFPQGWDKTYCLRYLEEFQEIHFFGDKTYKGGNDYEIFVSDRTVGHTVTSPDDTLQQCRDLFMAK; this comes from the exons ATGGCGGCGCGGGGAAGGAACGCGGCGGATGTCCTGGTGCTCTTCGACGTCGACGACACCCTCACCGCGCCCCGCAAG CCGGTGACGCCGGAGatgctggagttcatgagacagCTGCGACAG CACGTGGCTCTTGGCGTGGTGGGTGGATCTGATCTGGCCAAGATTACCGAGCAGCTCGGCAAATCAGGTCTGGAACCTATACAATCAA TTTTTACTGATTACGATTACGTCTTCTCTGAAAATGGCCTGGTTGCACACAAGAACGGAGAGCTAATTGGAACTCAA AGTTTGAAATCATTTCTCGGAGACGACAAGCTGAAG GAaattattaacttcactcttCACTACATTGCTGACTTGGATATCCCAATTAAAAC GGGTACATTCATAGAGCTCCGAAATGGGATGATTAACGTGTCTCCTATAGGGAGAAATTGCAGTCAGGAGGAGCGTGATGAATTTGAGAAGTATGATAAG GTGCATAACATCCGGCCTAAGATGGTGTCTGTGCTTCGTGAAAGGTTTACACACTTGAACCTGACATTTTCTATCGGTGGGCAGATTAGTTTCGAT GTTTTTCCCCAAGGCTGGGACAAAACTTACTGTTTGAGATATCTTGAGGAGTTTCAGGAAATCCATTTCTTTGGTGATAAGACTTACAAG GGTGGCAATGATTATGAGATTTTTGTATCTGACAGAACAGTTGGGCATACAG TTACCAGCCCTGATGACACGTTACAACAATGCAGAGATCTCTTCATGGCTAAGTGA